The genomic DNA ATCAGATTGTGATTCAACCAGGCACTGACCGTAGCCTGTTCGTGCTCAAACACTTCCCGCGCCTCCTCTTTGGAACACTTCTCCTCAAGGCATTCTCGCTCCAGGTCCCCCCTTTTGAGCTCCTCGAACCAGCCGCTGTTGGCACGCTTAGGCCGGATGAGGAGGCCATGGGCCTGGTCCCGCGCCAAGAACACTGCAAGACCGGAGGAGAGGGgagttgtacacacacacacacatagacacatatgcacaaacacacacagacacacacaaacacacacacacacatgcacaaactgCACACAGGCAAACAGGTACATATGTATTGTACATAAATGAATGCATATTTACAAACTAAAgttataaacaaacacacacacaaaaacacatacgTAGGGGTAAGTTAACTTACCTGAGGCGGGATGACAGCAGCGGATACTTAATGTAAGACAGAGAACATGAAGCCACATGATGACTGCCCTCAGAATATCTAAGCACACTGTCGCTCTCTGTTCCTCTCAGTCCACAGGTCCAAAGTCTGGACAAAATCTTGATTTGGgccctaaccctcccctaacacgtGCTTACCTTCCTCTGTCATTGACCCTATGCAGGCTCTTCCCTCCCTTTCACAGCCCCTTTCACAGCCCCTCCCACTCTTTCAGTTACATCACTGATCTCAGGGCTACATGCACGCTAAGTTGTGTTATGTTTCTTATCAGTTAGGAAAACAATCCAACTTTATTTTCAAATAACTATTTATTTATTCTGTTAATAATTGGATCAAAGAAAATATATATCTTAGGGTTGTCTAAGAAACTATAAAGATTAATGTCATCATTATATTTAGAGTTTACATCTTAATCCAGATTCTAGTTTGGAGCAGGATTGTGTCTTGGCTATTATCCAGCATCATCCTTGAGGAGATATGTCAGTGTTTTTTGGAGGGGTGTTTTTAAATGGACACTCCCACTCAGCCGGTCGCCATGGTCTGATTGATCCAGTCCAGGAAGTTAGAGACGCGGGTATAGATTCCATAGACGTCCTCTTGGGCGCACCCTTTACCCCAGCTCACCACTCCCGTCAGAAACCAGGTGTTCTTGAAGCGGGTGACCAGGGGCCCTCCGCTGTCCCCCTGGCACGCATCCTTTTTCCCATCCCTGAACCCAGCACACAGCATGTTCATGGTCACATTGAGGCCTGTGGTGCGACACTCCTGTAGGGGGACCCGAGGAACCTCCAGCCTCTGGAGCAGAGTGGACGGGGGTCCCGACTGAGCCAGGCGGCCCCAGCCACTCACCACGGAGGTGCGCATGGCCCCCAGTGTGCGCCCGAAGGAGCCGTCCAAGGCGGGCAAGCACACAGGCACCACGAAGGGTCCAAGCACTACTTCCCTCTTGAGGTAGAGCAGAGACAGGTCCCGGTCTGTGGAGGTGTGGTTGTATTGGGGGTGGATCAGCATCCTCGTCACCCGGCGAACCTGCTCTGTGCCCTCCTTCTTCGCACGGTTGTGTTCACCTTGAAGGGGGAGGAACTCAGGATCAGTGGACAGTGAACACTCAGAGGTGATAGTTAGAATTGGGTTTTGTGGCAGCTGGGATACTGGGAGCGTTGAGAGAACACTGTAATACCATTTGCCCACTCACCCACTGTGACTTGCCAATGGGAGGCAGTCGTGTGCCACATACAGTGGGCAGCAGTAAGGATCCAATGTGGAGCCAAGAGGATCCCCCCACATTTATATTCATTCATGTACTCCAGCATAACCTGcagtgacagagggagaggagagagtgagacagacataGATCTGGATCTAGCCACGTGTTGGTCAGTCAATAACTACAGTAAATGCTATACCTGCCATGGGCACTCTCCCTTAGGACAAATTGTGCCTTTCACAATTCGGGGCCCGGGCCTGAACGTTTTTACAATTCTTCCACAGGGAAACGGAactaagaggagagagagcgagagagagagagagcgagagggagagaggttaggagtTGAGGATAAAGAGAGAATACAGGCAAGAGAAGGACTACAAAAGGAGAAGATTAAGTGCTTGTATGGAGATGGCCTCAAGAAGCACAGGGCTGTTGGGAGTTGTagttgttagggtttggcccagtgtgaTACAGACCTTGGGGTATGCAGCTACTGCTGTCATTGTCCAGGCTGTACCCAGGGGCACAGTGACAATGGTGAGACAGGTCTGGAAACTCTGTACAGAAGTGCTCACATCCCCCATTTCTGTACAGACAACCATCATAAGAGTTCATCAAGGCTGTGGAGGTGgcgatagagacagacaggaaccaAGAGACAAGAGAAATGGAGACCATTATTGAAGAATATCCAAGAGCCAATTTCAGTGATTCGACAGAGGTGTGTTGTACCTACTTTGGCCACAGTTTCGTCCATCAAACCCAGGGAGACATATGCAGATGTAGGTGTTCACCTGACCTACACAGGTAGCCCCATTCAAGCAGGGGCCAGACTCACACTGATCCACcactacagacagagacaatattagattattattaGAACCATTATAATGAGAAACGAGAAATATATGTAGATTTGgcaaaatgtacagtaccagtcgaaggtttggacacacctactcatttattttttactatattttctacatggtagaataatagtgaagacatcaaaactataaaatatcacatatggaatcatgtagtaaccaaaaaaattgttaaacaaatctaaatatattttagattcttcaaagtagccaccctttttttggttactaaatgattccatatgtgttatttcatagctttgatgtcttcactattattctacaatgtagaaaatagtaaaaataaagaaaacccctggaatgagtaggtgagtcccCTGAAGATAGCCTACCTGAGTAGCTCTTCCAGAACTCCTCCTGCATAAAACAAGAGAGAGGGCTATTTAAAAAGACTCTAATGTTCTGGGACAAATATGGAGAACCTACCTCCTCAGATTCCATCTGATCATTCAGTTTAAGCTCACCAATTGTTCGGGGAGGGTGAAGATCTCCCGTGCCTCCTCGTAGCCACATTGCTCCTCCAGACActctctctccaggtctcccAGTCTCAGCTCCTCCAGCAGGCTGTTAGCACGCCGCGACCGCTGATGATGGAGCACCTCATTGGCCTCCTGTGTGCTCAGGAACACTGGAGCTGCCAGGACGGGACATGACTGCTCACACTACATAGACTTTAAATTGATAGACATCCAACAAACTTCCATAGGAACAGAGTACAAATAGTAGGAAAAGGAAGAAGAATCCCAATGAAGACCATGGGTGGTTGAAAAGTTGCTATTACTGCACACACAAGGCTGTAAACAGTCTCTGTACAGTCAGactgacagaaagacagatagacGGACAGGAAGTCAAGCAGGGCATTGAATAGCCAGCAGCGTGTGGTGCTGTATTTGAAAGGTACAGGGCTGAACCAAGACCACCAAAGTAATTCACATCCTCAGATCTGAGACTCACCTCCAGGGAGTCCGGTGCAGGCTGGGATATAGAGGACTAGCAGGATAAGGTGTCTGAGCTTCACTTTCAGAGCGTCCGTGGTCGTAGACGACTCCATTACTGAGCTCTCAGGGCTCAATCCAAGTTCAGTCCTCCCACAAACACATACtccacaaacacacgcacagcaaatcaatttctctctcccctccctgacaGAACATGTATCAGGGTAAACCCACAGGGCAGTTGACTGGGAGACTAACATTGTGAAATACAATGACTGGACTGGAGCCATGGAGGCATTACTAGTATCACACCAACAGGAGGTGCTGTTGTATAACAACACAGTGGAGGCAGGATATTTGTCCACATGATAAAGCATGTATTCAATGTATCAAAACTGTAAATAACTAATTGTTGATAAAATGTGCAGTTACTGCTCTTTTGCTTTGTAAGGCAGTATCGTTTACAGTGCAGAAAGCTATAATGGCTCTGAGGCAACATATCCTCAACGCAGCTTCCTAAAATAACTGCCCACATCAATATTAATGTAGTCTATTGCCACTATAGAACTAACACTTCACATTGAGGGAGGGAAGACAGAACTGTCACTGAGGAagatacagggccttcagaaagtatttgtaccctttgacttattccacagttcgttgtattacagcctgatttcTAAATGGATCaaattcacccatctacacacaataccccataatcacatgttattagaaatgtttgcaaatgtattgaaaatgaaatacagaaatatatcatttacataagtattcacaccagagTCAACAcctttgggtaagtctctaagagcttcacACACcgggattgtgcaacatttgcccataattcttttaaaacattttcaagttctgtcaaattgcttgttgatcattgctagacaaccattttccatagattttcaagcagatttaattcAAAACTGTTACTcgcccactcaggaacattcactgtcttcttggtaagcaactcgtgtagatttgtccttgtgttttaggttattgtcctgttgaaaggtgaattcatctcccagtgtctggtggaaagcaaactgaatcaggttttcctctatgatgttgcctgtgcttagctccattatgTTAATTTCTATGCTAAAAAAAACTCCCCTCTCCTCATTAacgagcatacccataacatgatacagccaccaatatgcttgaaaatatggggaGTGGTAcatagtaatgtgttgtattggatttggccAAAAcatactttgtattcaggacaaaaagtgaattcctttcccacattttttgcagtatttctTTAGCGCCttgctgcaaacaggatgcatgtttagaaatatttgtattctgtagatgcttccttcttttcattgtcatttaggttagtattgtggagtaaccacaatgttgttgatccatcctcacttttctcttatcatagccattaaacattggaactgttttaaagtcaacattttttacctttatttaactagggatgtcagttatgaacaaattcttgtttacaatagcctaggaacagtgggttaactgccttgttcagaaaaacagatttttatcttgttagctcagggattcgatctgaACTTCTTTCAGTTATTGATCCAATGCtcaaaccattaggctacctacattgacctcatggtgaaataccTAAGCGGCTTcgttcctctccggcaactgagttaggaacgacgccttctttggacactgtgttaactaacctccagacgagcttcaatgccatacaactttccttccatggcctccaactgctcttaaatgcaagtaaaactaaatgcatgctcttcaaccaatggCTGCCCGCACctacccgcccgtccagcatcactagtctggacggttctgacttagaatatgtggacaactacaaacacctagttgtctggctagactgtaaactctccttccagactcacattaagcatctccaatccaaaattaaatctagaatcggcttcctattttgcaacaaagcatccttcactcgtgctgccaaacataccctctgaCCATCCTACCctctgaccatcctaccgatcctcgacttcggcgatgtaatttacaaaatatcctccaacactctactcaacaaattggatgcagtttacCATAGTGCCATCCGTTatgtcatcaaagccccatatactacccaccactgcgacctgtacgctctcgttggctggccctcgcttcatactcgtcgccaaaccaactggctccaggtcatctacaagtcttttctaggtaaagccccgccttatctcagctcactggtcaccatagcagcactcacccgtagcacgcgctccagcaggtatatctcactggtcacccccaaagccaattcctccttccagttccctgctgccaatggctgaaatgaactgcaaaaatcactgaagctggagactcatatctccctcactagctttaagcaccagctgtctgagcagctgacagatcactgcacctgtacatagcccatatgtaaataggtcatccaactacctcatccccatactgtatatatttatcttgctcctttgcaccccagtatctctatttgcacattcTTCTTCTGCagatctatcactccagtgtttaattggtatattgtaattacttcgccactatggcctatttattgccgtacctcccttatcttacctcatctgcacacactgtatatagactttttctactgtattattgactgtatgtttgtttattccatgtttaactctgtgttgttgtatgtgtcgaactgctttgctttatcttggccaggtcacaaatgtaaatgagaacttgttctcaactagcctacctggttaattaaataaaggtgaaatatatatatatatatatatttaaaataggccagtgacaaaaaactctcaatttaatccatgtaacacaattattattattattgtttttttttttggggggggggggggtgaatactttctgaaggcactgtaatgatGAAGAAGACAGTACAATAACAGTTGTTGACAGGTGGTTAGATTTGGTGATGAGACACCATTTATTGGGCCTGAAGGatacaaaaatatatagataataaacatgaTCCATGTGAAAAGCAGCATGTACTGTAGATGTTAGATAATGAAGGTTTTCACACCTTAATTACAGTACATAAGAGATTGTAACAGTGCGCATAATCGACCAGCATAAAAGCTTTTATTCAACTTTAAAACACAATTTGGCAGGGCATATTACCTTTCAAATAACTTCACTAGGTTCTATTAAAATGAAAATAAGACTGATAAAATAAGTTACCATTGAACTGCCATAATCAATTCACAATGTTTCCCTTTGTATAACTTGGTAACAAGGAATGCAAAAATGTTGCAGGCTACTGTCTACCTGCTTCTGCAATCAATGTATATGATCAAATGTACTTTAAACTAGGTTAACTTTTTCTTCTTCAACTCAAACTCGATATGAGTTTAAAGCTTATGGTATGATTCAAATTCGAAAAGATCGCGCATATATTATGATGAAATTCTGTAACGTTTTACAGAACGTTCGGCAGGGTTTTCCCCCCGGCTGTTCATCACACATGTTTTTCTTGAGGCTTGTCAAAGTTCCGTAgacgaagtctacgccccttcgtcggtgattggtcaacaataGGGAATCTGCAATGAAGTgcttgttgtcattcaacgagacgACTAGTTTTCATGCAGATGttaagaaatactgcaccaaaaatCTTAGATGTAAATTTGCGCAACTAAGACCTCCTCACCAAAAACGTAAAATGATTTACAGATTTATTTTAAATTAATtgagactattttgaggaagtgagtGTACTGACTATGGCGTCTCAAGAGGTACAAACAGTAATATTTCCACTTCTTTCTAATTTTTTTTAtattaagggagtatgcgagcataGACGTTCACTTCGCCTGgccgagttctgctaggagcaaaccgaACCTATGTATGCGGACGCCTTTAGTGCGTAAACTCCAACTGatctctaaaatatatttaatggAGACACAGCTGAGAATAGTTACTTGATGTATGGTCGAGAGAGATAGCTGAGCTTTCAGCTGGGGAGTAAACCAAGGTAAACCTGGAAGGCCTTAAGAGTAAAATTGGGAAAATAAGCACTTTTACACAACAAGGTAATTATTTGTGCATAGTAATCTTTCATTGTAAGGTATCTTTTTGTGCATACAACGGCCAGCATGTGAACACCAACCAAACGGAGGTAAGGTATGTGTGTCAGTGCTCTGATGCTGGCTTTAAATCCTATAGGGGCAGTCTCGGAGCATCTTTAGTATTTCATGGATTGGTTCCTGTGTGTTCCTCAATCCATCCTTCCACTCCTGGGGTACAGATCCACCCGTGTACCCTGCCCTTGCCCCCAGCAGAGCCCCCAAAGCAGAACCCCTGTTGCAGTTCTCTCCTGAAAAAGACACAGACACTTTAGACTGACAATTCTCAAAACACACACCTTAAAACAGATGAATTGGCACCAcatgaaacaaaaaaaaacttACCGCCACAATTGGTGTTTGCCAGGATCCCTCCATGAGGATCGTTGTGAAACTCATGTGCTAGGTAGAACATACTACTGAGGGCACCTATAAAAGGACACACAAACTTCTATTAGACTCAGTGGACACTTGCATCACACACGTAAATGGAACTAAATCACACTGCTGTGGATAGgtagacagagtgatagacaccTCGGGTGTAGCAGGCCATGCCAAGCATTTCCACTGCACTCTGGTGAACCTTGAGCCCCTCTGCAGAAGAGGTTGGAAACCTGGCTGCTTTCTGTATGTAGGGCTTGCAAGTGTCCCATGCGTCCAGGTCGGGTGACTTGAGGAAGGCCTCCGCTTGCTGCTTTAGACACGCCCCATTCAGAGTGGCATGGAGGGCTCGGGCGTACAGCGTCACATATTTCTCCACCTTGGGGTGGGGGTGGGTGAGCCGGACAAACTCCACTGCTGCAGACacctgggagaggaagagagaaaggacagtaaaagagggggagcgagagagagtttcATTGGGAAAATCTTAATTTCTTGtgttctcttctccttctcaaaacccattggatgagttcaacggtccctcccctctgaccttcttatccaatgggttttgagatgAGGCAAGGAGAGAAGgatcaaggaaatgcaattgaaATTCTCCTATTCAAATATTCCAAAAAAGGTGCAACACTTGCAGCTTGGTCCTCATTGGCTGTGGCAGAGAGAAGCACAAAGGGGATGGCCATGGGGAGGCAGCCAATAGCGTCTAGCTGGCTGTCAGGGACTGACACGTTCATCTTCTGCTGGTAGCGCTGCTCTGCAAACTCCAACACCTGGAACACATAGACAAGACACAAACTTAACACCTGGAACACATAGACAAGACACACAAACGTAACACCTGGAACACATAGAAAAGACACACAAATGTAACACCTGGAACACATAGACAAGACACACAAACGTAACACCTGGAACACATAGACAAGACACACAAACGTAACACCTGGAACACATAGACAAGACACACAAACGTAACACCTGGAACACAGACAAGACACACAAGTAACACCTGGAACACATAGACAAGACACACAAGTAACACCTGGAACACATAGACAAGACACACAAACGTAACACCTGGAACACATAGACAAGACACACAAACGTAACACCTGGAACACATGGACAAGACATGACTAACACATGGAAAAGACAAACTGTGAGACACTGTCTGGTTAGGTGTGTAACCTTGCATGCATGTGCGCGTGCATTACCTTGCTTGAGGAAGTGGGTCTGGTGTCTTGCCAGTCGGAGAAGAATGCTCTGTGGAAGGACTCTGCGTAGGTGTCTCCATGTGTTCCTGGCGTGGTCATGAAGTGTACGTAATCAGCCAGCACCGCCCCCCTCGCCGCTGGTTCTGCCACGCTGGCAAACTTCCCCCCTGTCAGGGCCTGTGCCACCCTCAGGGAGCAGATGGCATTCAGGGTATTCTCACCTGCCTGGAGACCTGCACAGAGATATAGATGTATACTTAACTGAATAATTGATCATATGTATTGTCAATAAATATTTTCCTTACAGAACTGCTTTTAAAGATATATATACAGATCAAGGTCAGAGACagttacttttttttttagttACATTCATTCCTGAGATGAACTGAAATTAAGTGAGTAGTGAGCACCTTGGTGATAGTGGACCGATCCACCCGATGCCTTCCAGAATTTGAGCTTGTTATGGAGGATTACGCTACCCACAACATGGGGTCTGTTCCCACCAGAGGACCATGCAGTGCGACCGCTCCCCGCTATGGaccggagggaaagagagaacagattAAGGACTAACTCAAAATGTTTCAATGTACCTATTGCCAGTTTGATGAACATCAGGTGAAGAATGAATGCTCTTGCATATATCAAACACTCATGTCATAATTCATGACCAATAAACAACCATTTTTTCAAATTCAGTAAAGGGTGATGTTAACATACCTGAGTTGGAGAGGGTGAGGATGCTGGACGGATGTCTGTTGTTGGGTGCGTTGAAGCCGGTGATCCATCCTTCAAAATCTCTCTTGATGTCATCGATGTTGTAGTACCAGTGCGCAGGCATGGACATGGCGTCAGCGGCACACATTCCCCACAGCGCCTCTCCCACCGACCTTCGCACCTGGGTCATCTCGGCTAGAGACTGGTGTCGTTACTTCAGAAATCAAACACAAAAACATgtatatttaaataataatagTAGTCTATGTTCAGATGGGTTACCCTGTGGCTACTGGTGCTCCAGGAGGCTATATAGGTAACGTTATGCGAGCTGTAATATGAACTTTCAAACGTGGACATAGACAGGACAGAATTCCTTGACATTGTTTAGTGGTTTAAGAAACATATGCGGTCCTACCGTATAAATGTCAAATTGTAGAATGATCCTCACCCTATTGAAGGTGTAGTTTCTGCTGCACGTATGAACACCAGAATGCGCATAataatgtcgatatagaacttgcGTAAATTCATTATTGCTGTGTTACAAAACTACACAGGGTTGTATTCACTTGACACCAAACGGACCAAAACGGGGAGGGACTACctaaacttgtccaataagaaattcgttgtcgttgcaaaacgtttccgttgcaaaacgttttgctctAATGAATAGACCTAGAAAATAGCCCGCTACATAACCAGAGTTTGACATAACTACCAGTTTACATATTGTAACCGTCAGACAATCAACTCTCGCCAACTGTACATAAGTCCCTCAACTTGCAAGATGACGAACATTAAAGTTAAAGTTTCATATTCGTAGTAAAATTGAACTGTTTCACTTTTCAACTGGGTCAATTCATAAAAAGCTAATGGAGAATAGATATATATTCAGTTTTAAAAAGGAGACATTAAATATTGAAACGTTTGTCTCAAGCTAATGTAAAATTGGTAAATTCATCTGATTCCCATTCCGTTGTTATGAAACTGTGGATTTGCAGATCGGTAATATGTTGGATTTGTCTTCTATATGAACAAAATAGTGAAGTGCATTATGGGTATTCGAATTTCATCGATGGAAGTAGACAAAGTAACATGTATCGATACTATCAGGTTTAAATAGATAAGGCAGTAGGTACATTAGCTTATGTTTTGAACGAACTGTAAATTGGTGTCGACACTTGTATAATAATGCTTTTTGCAAGCAACTTCCTGAAATCAATGCATGCAGCATAGCAAAGATAGCTAGagatctagctaacgttacttacAACATCCTTACTGGTGTACGTTAGCTGGTAGTACTAGCTAGGCCATCGACGTTGGATACCAACAATATATATGTAACTAGGTTGGTCTTTGGTAGGCTATATATCCGGCATAATATTGACTATGTGCTTAGCCAATTGCACATTTTCTTAGCAGGTTTTAGAGGAAATCATAACCAGCTGACCATCCATCAATATTGAAAATGGATGGGTCAGAGAAAACAGAAGTTGGTGAGGAATTTTCACTTATACCGTTATATTGTTTCTAGTTTCACATACATTTAATCCAGTTTGAAAGATGGACCCAGTTGTTGTTGGAGATCATCATGCAAATGATTTGTTCCTGACATTTTTTGCTCTGATTTCAGCGAGGGCAAAGTCATTCTGGGTACAGGTGGATGTGGAAGAAACATTTGATGAGCTATATGAATATCTGACACACCTGAAGCATGCCATCAAGACCTGCACTGCTACAGACAGAGgtaccatatatacagtacacacacatacacatactggcCATTGATGCAATAattgttctgtttttgttttagaATATGTCCAGGGGATGAATATGATTACCTTATTGGATTCCGGGCTGATTGTGACACCGGCAACTACAGGCCCAGCTACAACTACAGCCCCAGCTACAACTACAGCCCCTGCCACTGGGAATGAGTCTTTTGTGGAGGTGGTTATTGGTGCAGGTACATAGCCTACTTCACACCCAGTATATCATTATAGTATCTCTGACTGTGAGGTTTGGATTGATTGGATCCAATCGTGGTCTGTGAGCTATCCCAATATCTCAGTTTGCTGCTAGCCTAACATCTTCCCAACATCTGTCTCCACCACACAGAAATCCTCACAGTTTCAGTCCCTGACATTGACGACCCTCAGACTCCACTGCCCCCCCAACAGACAGAGCCCAtatcccctccctcacccctccgtTACGATGGCTCCATCATCCCCCTGTCGCCCCCCTACCCCAACAGAGAGGACCTCATGACTCCCCTGCTGCCCCTCCAGCTCCCCTACCAGTTCCATACCTGCAGCCAGGCCTGTGTGCCCCACCTGCCCCCGTCCACACACCACTTCCGGGGCCACAACCCTCTCAGGATCCCACTACTCTGCTCCTTCCAGAGGCAGTGTGCTCCCACCCCACCTCTCACTACTGGGATTGAGACCGATTGTGATGGGACTGAACCAGACTCTACGGGGGAGGGCTCTGAGAAATCTGAGGGTGCAGAGTTGGACTCTGAGGTCACGGCGCGGGGTGTTGTTTACAAAGCTCCCTGTGGGCTGAGTCTCTGCACCCCAGGGGAGGTGCTATGTTTTCTGGTTGCCACAGAGAGTCACGGCGTTCTGCAGGTGGACAACTTCACCTTTGACCCCCTGGTGCAGTTGGAGTGTCTGCGGCCACCGCAGTGGCGCCCACCCGGGCTGGCTGAGAGGGACCTGAGCCGGGGATCAGAGCCAACGCCGGTGGAGTTGTGCCTGCAGGAGGAAGGAGTGCGGCCGGAGGACTTCCGCTACAGGAAGGAGCGTTGGCCTCACGGCTGTTTCCTCAGTTCGGGCCCGCTGTTCACCACCTGCTGCGACTGCACTGACGGCTGTGGTGACGCGGAGAGCTGCGCCTGCGCTTGTCTGACCCCAGGCGGCAAACACTACTCCCACCAGAGGCTGTCTGAGCATGTGCCCAATGGGTGAGTTGGGCTGGGCGTCTGGTCCTTGTCAGCAATCCTGTTGTGTTCATGTCCTTTGTGTATCTATTGTGCCTGGTGAGTGCATGCCATTACCAACTACTCATGAgatatgtatctgtgtgtgtctgctagGCTGTACGAATGCGGCCCTTGGTGTGGGTGTGACCGTGGTATGTGCCAGAACCGTGTGGTTCAGCGGGGTCTGCGTGTCCGGCTGCAGGTCTTCCCCACTGGAAACAAAGGATGGGGGGTGCGTTGCCGTGACGACCTGGACAGAGGCACATTCGTGTGCACATACGCAGGTAGGGGAAACTGACAGTTTGGTCCTGTAAGCTTAAAATGATTGTTCAGCGAAAATGTACATATAGTGGCTTGCGAAAATatttcacccccttggcatttttcctattttgttgccttacaacctggaattaaaatgtatttttggggggattgtatcatttgatttacacaacactttgaagatgctaaatatattttttggtgaAACACACAAGAACTTGAGCGTgcttaactattcacccccccaa from Oncorhynchus clarkii lewisi isolate Uvic-CL-2024 chromosome 7, UVic_Ocla_1.0, whole genome shotgun sequence includes the following:
- the LOC139412844 gene encoding histone-lysine N-methyltransferase SETDB2-like isoform X1; protein product: MDGSEKTEVARAKSFWVQVDVEETFDELYEYLTHLKHAIKTCTATDREYVQGMNMITLLDSGLIVTPATTGPATTTAPATTTAPATGNESFVEVVIGAEILTVSVPDIDDPQTPLPPQQTEPISPPSPLRYDGSIIPLSPPYPNREDLMTPLLPLQLPYQFHTCSQACVPHLPPSTHHFRGHNPLRIPLLCSFQRQCAPTPPLTTGIETDCDGTEPDSTGEGSEKSEGAELDSEVTARGVVYKAPCGLSLCTPGEVLCFLVATESHGVLQVDNFTFDPLVQLECLRPPQWRPPGLAERDLSRGSEPTPVELCLQEEGVRPEDFRYRKERWPHGCFLSSGPLFTTCCDCTDGCGDAESCACACLTPGGKHYSHQRLSEHVPNGLYECGPWCGCDRGMCQNRVVQRGLRVRLQVFPTGNKGWGVRCRDDLDRGTFVCTYAGVVLRAGLDSDEPLPPKRQKADLPSDDEVEVVDEWLAPAGEGRAPAETLEPSPPSSPPDGLHVPVIQRPGVELSPQIKAVLVGNSLPVQPLTGMEVEEGVEQENGVQKPQLNSQAHMKEVDVKLSVSTSTSPKKLGPKQNPMEHLYYLDATKEGNVGRFINVGVCRCDSHSLTHPLITSDHLSLQHSCDPNLFVQNVFTDSHDPNFPVIAFFTSKVVKVGTELTWNYSHSPDSDLEQKVTCQCGCEGCQGLLA
- the LOC139412844 gene encoding histone-lysine N-methyltransferase SETDB2-like isoform X2, yielding MDGSEKTEVARAKSFWVQVDVEETFDELYEYLTHLKHAIKTCTATDREYVQGMNMITLLDSGLIVTPATTGPATTTAPATTTAPATGNESFVEVVIGAEILTVSVPDIDDPQTPLPPQQTEPISPPSPLRYDGSIIPLSPPYPNREDLMTPLLPLQLPYQFHTCSQACVPHLPPSTHHFRGHNPLRIPLLCSFQRQCAPTPPLTTGIETDCDGTEPDSTGEGSEKSEGAELDSEVTARGVVYKAPCGLSLCTPGEVLCFLVATESHGVLQVDNFTFDPLVQLECLRPPQWRPPGLAERDLSRGSEPTPVELCLQEEGVRPEDFRYRKERWPHGCFLSSGPLFTTCCDCTDGCGDAESCACACLTPGGKHYSHQRLSEHVPNGLYECGPWCGCDRGMCQNRVVQRGLRVRLQVFPTGNKGWGVRCRDDLDRGTFVCTYAGVVLRAGLDSDEPLPPKRQKADLPSDDEVEVVDEWLAPAGEGRAPAETLEPSPPSSPPDGLHVPVIQRPGVELSPQIKAVLVGNSLPVQPLTGMEVEEGVEQENGVQKPQLNSQAHMKEVDVKLSVSTSTSPKKLGPKQNPMEHLYYLDATKEGNVGRFINHSCDPNLFVQNVFTDSHDPNFPVIAFFTSKVVKVGTELTWNYSHSPDSDLEQKVTCQCGCEGCQGLLA